DNA from Herpetosiphonaceae bacterium:
TGGTTGCTCATATTCTGCGTGGCGACGATATAGCGCAGGCCAAAGGCGCGACCGGCGGCAAGCTCGGAGTTGAGCCAGCGGCGCAGATCAGCGTTTCCGGCTGCGTCGGCGAGCAGCGACAGCTCGGAGATATACACCACCAGCAGCGGGAGATCGCCGCCGCGGTACTGCTCCCACTTCTTGACGCCCGCCGCTTCGAGGATCGTGCGGCGGCGCTTGCGCTCGGCGGTCAGCGCCTCCATCAGGGGCTTCAGCTCTTCCGGGTCGGACGCGACCCCCCAGGTGTGGGCCTTGCCCTTCCAGTCGGCAAAGTCGAGGCCCTTGCCGTCGAGGATACACATCTGCACCTCGCTGGGGTTGTGCAGCGCGGCAAGCGCGAGCAGGATCATGCGTACGGCGTTGTCTTTGCCCATATCGCTCTGGCCGGTCACGCCGATATGGTTGATGTCGTCGACCAGCGCGCCGCAGGAGAGCACGGCGCGTCCCTCCTGGGTGACGCTCCAGCCCAGGGGGATGCGGTAGCGGGCGGTGGGCAGCAGACGCAGCAGCTCGGCAAGCGTTGGCGTCAGCGCAGGCGGGTGCGCCATCGCCGCGCCCGCACCGGGAAGCCGACGCGCCGGGCCTGCGGGTGGCCGGGGATCGACAGGACGATCCGCGCTCGTGTGCCCGCTCCGCCCCGCGTGTGGCGCGGCACCCTCGGAACGCTGCCGCCAGGTCTGGAATGCCTGCCACTCGCGGTAGAGCCGAGGCAGCTTGAACGATTGGGCCAGCGTGTACATGCCGCCCATGCCTGCCAGGAGTTGCACGATGATGCCTGCTTCGCTCATGCGTCCCCTCGCTCGGCGCGTGGCCGTCTGCCACGCTGCATCATCACCGGTGTCCAGAGCGCCTGCAGCTCGGCGAGCACCCGGCGCCCGATCTTCTCCGGGCTGATCGCGATCACCGTACCCAGCATCGCCGCCCCGACGACGCTCCATCCGACGCTCAGGCCAAGCACGC
Protein-coding regions in this window:
- a CDS encoding FtsK/SpoIIIE domain-containing protein, whose product is MSEAGIIVQLLAGMGGMYTLAQSFKLPRLYREWQAFQTWRQRSEGAAPHAGRSGHTSADRPVDPRPPAGPARRLPGAGAAMAHPPALTPTLAELLRLLPTARYRIPLGWSVTQEGRAVLSCGALVDDINHIGVTGQSDMGKDNAVRMILLALAALHNPSEVQMCILDGKGLDFADWKGKAHTWGVASDPEELKPLMEALTAERKRRRTILEAAGVKKWEQYRGGDLPLLVVYISELSLLADAAGNADLRRWLNSELAAGRAFGLRYIVATQNMSNHGTGWRSQIGLYLAAFQPDDSQDEPNTGMSTRQIAARGAVPPSQLPGPPLGKGVFTIVTGGMAATVRVPLIDEVELAARLGRMPGRERALPSPSLEAIVGLGEASAAPTAVSQDAGPDKPAVPEPPTPAEPPVDLPRLLKRLDDADAKHRQAEQRIDALITLALSNGVPPTTIARQIGGKYKTALDRVTELKGRLQLDQLRDADSDADTDDDGGTDGSLEPSASTIGPARPAMSA